One Roseburia rectibacter DNA window includes the following coding sequences:
- a CDS encoding flagellar hook assembly protein FlgD, with the protein MALIQPVEDGKIPKDTSTTSKSDTSNDLGYDQFLQLLCAEMQYQDPLEPTSNTEYVAQLATFSQMEATLGMQSTIESSNANALVGKYVIIKTTSSTGETTATEGFVDYVQKENGEQKICVNGVLYSLSDVYQVADTEYMEAETLAKTFAAAVAKLPNAAQLTLSDKDDVKNLKTYYDNLNSYQQSKIDTDTLKKYQELLAQMEKLAGKDWYKSTSSSTGTKTDTDTKTDTTTGTDTTTDTKTDTDKT; encoded by the coding sequence ATGGCATTAATTCAGCCCGTTGAAGACGGAAAAATACCAAAGGATACCAGTACTACAAGCAAATCGGATACCAGCAATGACCTTGGCTATGACCAGTTCTTACAGCTGTTATGTGCAGAGATGCAGTATCAGGATCCGTTAGAGCCTACCAGCAATACGGAGTATGTTGCACAGCTTGCTACATTTTCACAGATGGAAGCAACACTTGGTATGCAGAGTACAATCGAGAGCAGCAATGCAAATGCACTTGTTGGAAAATATGTTATTATCAAGACAACATCTTCGACTGGAGAAACAACAGCAACAGAGGGATTTGTTGATTATGTACAGAAAGAAAACGGTGAGCAGAAGATCTGTGTAAATGGGGTGTTATATTCACTTTCTGATGTATATCAGGTTGCAGATACCGAATACATGGAGGCAGAGACACTTGCTAAGACGTTTGCAGCAGCGGTTGCTAAATTGCCGAATGCAGCACAGCTTACATTAAGTGACAAAGATGATGTCAAGAATTTAAAGACATATTACGATAATCTGAATTCTTATCAGCAGTCAAAGATCGATACAGATACTTTGAAAAAATATCAGGAACTGCTTGCACAGATGGAAAAACTTGCAGGAAAAGACTGGTATAAAAGTACTTCATCATCGACAGGTACAAAAACAGATACAGATACAAAAACAGATACGACAACAGGAACAGATACAACAACAGACACAAAGACAGATACAGATAAAACCTGA
- a CDS encoding flagellar FlbD family protein, translating into MIEVTRLNGTTVLINSDLIETVEETPDTVISLTTGKKFIVKESRQEVKNLVKSYKRDIFTNGLLREE; encoded by the coding sequence ATGATCGAAGTGACACGATTGAATGGAACAACAGTATTAATCAATTCGGATCTGATTGAAACGGTGGAGGAGACCCCGGATACAGTTATTTCTCTTACAACAGGTAAAAAGTTTATTGTAAAAGAAAGTAGACAAGAGGTCAAAAATTTAGTAAAATCATACAAAAGGGATATTTTTACAAATGGCCTTTTAAGAGAAGAATAA
- a CDS encoding flagellar basal body-associated FliL family protein has protein sequence MKKNLITVIILALVLANLILTAILVFTIIPQTKKSNQLIDQVCSAINLELQSGENTPATPEVPIEDVETYAITDGFTVNLKQSDDGKQHYAVFSVSLSLNTKSDGYKTYGGSEGLAAKETIIQSEINTIVNGYTLDEFDANGYQNVKDDILKSMQDMFGGSDFIVGVNFSSVQTE, from the coding sequence ATGAAAAAGAATTTGATAACCGTAATTATTCTGGCACTGGTTTTAGCAAATCTTATTTTAACTGCAATTCTTGTGTTCACGATTATTCCGCAGACAAAAAAATCGAATCAGCTGATCGATCAGGTATGCTCTGCTATTAATCTGGAACTTCAGAGTGGAGAAAATACGCCGGCTACACCGGAGGTGCCGATTGAAGATGTTGAGACTTATGCGATCACTGATGGATTTACCGTGAATTTAAAACAGAGCGATGATGGCAAACAACACTATGCTGTATTTTCAGTCAGTCTGTCTTTGAATACCAAGAGTGACGGATATAAGACTTATGGGGGATCGGAAGGGCTTGCTGCAAAAGAAACAATTATCCAGAGTGAGATCAACACGATCGTAAATGGATATACATTAGATGAGTTTGATGCAAATGGCTATCAGAATGTAAAAGACGATATATTAAAATCAATGCAGGATATGTTTGGAGGTTCAGACTTCATCGTTGGTGTAAACTTCTCAAGCGTTCAGACGGAATAG
- a CDS encoding MotE family protein, with the protein MAEEKEEVVDKKAAKKEEKQRKKEETKAKKAQRAEDSDELEEESGGSKVAVFFVSLLIIIVWLAIIALLIKWDVGGFGSGMLAPILKDVPYVNKILPDDAVEEVSTEDSAYAYDTMADAVERIKELEKELADAQNTSSANADYISQLEAQSAELQQYKENEAEFEKEKQSFYEDVVFSDVAPDVEEYKKYYESIDPANAEVLYKQVVAQTAEDEQLDDYIKTYSSMKPKEAAAIFDTMTDNLKLVAQILNGMDADSRAAILGKMSSDTAAKVTEIMKPSE; encoded by the coding sequence ATGGCAGAAGAAAAAGAAGAAGTTGTAGATAAGAAAGCTGCAAAAAAAGAAGAAAAACAAAGAAAAAAAGAAGAGACAAAAGCAAAAAAAGCACAGCGGGCAGAAGATAGTGATGAGCTTGAGGAAGAAAGCGGCGGAAGCAAAGTGGCTGTATTCTTTGTCTCACTTCTGATCATAATTGTATGGCTTGCGATTATAGCACTTTTGATCAAATGGGATGTTGGTGGATTTGGCTCAGGCATGCTTGCACCGATCTTAAAGGATGTTCCTTATGTGAACAAGATTTTGCCGGATGATGCGGTGGAAGAAGTTTCAACAGAGGACAGTGCCTATGCATATGACACTATGGCAGATGCAGTGGAGCGCATCAAAGAGCTGGAAAAAGAACTGGCAGATGCCCAGAATACATCATCTGCAAATGCAGATTATATCAGCCAGCTGGAAGCACAGTCGGCAGAGTTACAGCAATATAAGGAAAACGAGGCAGAATTTGAAAAAGAAAAGCAGAGTTTTTATGAAGATGTTGTTTTTTCAGATGTAGCCCCGGATGTTGAGGAATATAAGAAATATTATGAAAGTATCGATCCTGCTAATGCAGAAGTATTGTATAAGCAGGTGGTAGCACAGACGGCAGAGGATGAGCAGCTTGATGATTATATCAAGACATATTCATCCATGAAGCCGAAAGAGGCGGCAGCAATTTTTGATACCATGACAGATAATCTGAAGCTGGTTGCACAGATTTTAAATGGAATGGATGCAGATTCAAGAGCTGCTATTCTTGGCAAAATGAGTTCTGATACCGCTGCAAAGGTAACAGAGATCATGAAGCCTTCAGAATAG
- a CDS encoding OmpA/MotB family protein, protein MKRKPDEPKGSPAWMNTFADLMNLLLCFFVLLFSMSTVDAEKFEKMVASFQNTFSILPNGGSSIGDGTLISSGVSQLEMLDSYYKDKANSETDQETDEENDVVEEYKEQALEESEKMSEQLEDAIARYGIQDQVEVDFNAQYVMLNMNGALLFDSGHAEIRSEAYPLIDKLGKLIEPYQDNIIEVEGHTDNVPIHSAKYEDNDVLSFYRARAVTDYLRDITTVEPAHLKASGRGEYVPVADNTTQEGRARNRRVIIKIYNSYSSDFN, encoded by the coding sequence GTGAAAAGAAAGCCTGATGAACCAAAAGGATCACCGGCATGGATGAATACATTTGCAGATCTGATGAACCTACTGTTATGTTTCTTTGTATTGTTATTCTCTATGTCAACGGTAGATGCAGAAAAGTTTGAAAAAATGGTGGCTTCCTTTCAGAATACATTTAGTATTCTTCCCAATGGAGGATCTTCTATTGGAGATGGAACTCTGATATCATCCGGTGTGAGCCAGCTTGAAATGTTAGATTCTTATTATAAAGACAAAGCGAACTCTGAAACGGATCAGGAAACAGACGAAGAGAATGATGTAGTGGAAGAATATAAAGAACAGGCACTGGAAGAATCAGAAAAAATGTCTGAACAGCTGGAGGATGCCATTGCAAGATATGGAATCCAGGATCAGGTGGAAGTTGATTTCAATGCACAGTATGTCATGCTCAATATGAATGGAGCTCTTTTGTTTGACTCCGGGCATGCTGAAATCCGATCAGAGGCGTATCCGCTGATTGATAAGCTGGGTAAGCTGATCGAACCTTATCAGGATAATATCATAGAAGTAGAGGGACACACGGATAACGTGCCGATTCATTCTGCAAAATATGAAGATAATGATGTGCTTTCATTTTACAGGGCACGGGCGGTTACAGATTATCTAAGAGATATTACAACAGTGGAGCCCGCACATTTGAAGGCATCTGGAAGAGGTGAGTATGTACCTGTTGCAGATAATACAACGCAGGAGGGAAGAGCAAGAAACCGCCGCGTTATTATAAAAATATATAATTCTTATAGTTCAGATTTTAATTGA
- a CDS encoding flagellar hook protein FlgE gives MMRSMYSAVSGLKTHQTKMDVIGNNIANVNTVAFKSSSVVFQDVLYQMTSNASGANAATGTGGVNAKQIGLGVTTGATNLSITTSGAAETTGRAFDIRLSDQSTTNFFVVNNGSENLFTRAGSFYVDGAGNLCMTSTGYTVMGWQVDPTTGNIKKDTVSALRVMQTSNLTSPPEATTQANVSGIIDKNDKDVLSDKGLVKTLTFFDNLGYSYTARFAMKSTGTDGKYTVELEKILNSDGTTFYDPETSNVDLSDIFGAKTTNATLGTYSQVQSGYYYDSANDKFYVGSDANGTEISWNPATNSFTDGQTPATTHSLKQVYGISNAMVAKITGNKANATVTNGTLTITGDVTDYAIDFSTKDGTFTGVGARTSNNKTNTVTLNMSKLGNNPTQFDDITIDFSGLKDANNGGKSTAVMSTGSIDDGVTGKGKKLGAMIGISIDNNGLIKGTYDNGNTEILGQIAVAQFANASGLEKVGENCYRTTLNSGEFDGIGVEISADGSSMTSGELEMSNVDLSTEFTQMIITQRGFQANSRIITTSDTLLEELVNLKR, from the coding sequence ATGATGAGATCAATGTACTCTGCTGTGTCAGGTCTTAAGACACATCAGACAAAAATGGACGTTATTGGTAACAATATCGCCAACGTAAACACAGTAGCTTTTAAATCATCCTCAGTTGTATTTCAGGATGTTTTATATCAGATGACAAGTAATGCATCCGGTGCGAACGCAGCAACAGGTACCGGTGGTGTGAATGCAAAACAGATCGGTCTTGGTGTTACGACCGGTGCAACAAACTTAAGCATCACAACTTCCGGTGCGGCTGAAACAACCGGACGTGCATTCGATATCCGTTTATCAGACCAGTCTACGACAAACTTTTTTGTAGTTAACAACGGTTCTGAGAACCTGTTTACCAGAGCCGGTTCTTTCTATGTAGATGGTGCCGGTAACTTATGTATGACATCCACCGGTTATACAGTTATGGGATGGCAGGTAGATCCGACAACAGGAAATATCAAGAAGGATACCGTATCTGCACTTCGTGTCATGCAGACATCCAACCTGACATCTCCTCCGGAGGCAACCACACAGGCAAATGTTTCCGGTATTATTGATAAAAATGATAAGGATGTATTGTCAGACAAAGGACTTGTCAAAACACTGACTTTTTTTGATAATCTCGGTTATTCCTATACAGCACGTTTTGCAATGAAATCTACCGGAACAGATGGTAAATACACGGTGGAACTGGAAAAAATCTTAAACAGTGACGGAACAACGTTCTATGATCCGGAAACCAGCAATGTTGATCTGAGTGATATATTTGGAGCAAAAACAACGAATGCTACACTTGGAACATACAGCCAGGTTCAGAGTGGTTATTACTATGATTCTGCTAACGATAAATTCTATGTAGGAAGTGATGCAAACGGTACAGAAATCTCTTGGAATCCGGCAACAAATTCTTTTACGGATGGACAAACTCCAGCAACTACACACAGCCTGAAACAGGTATATGGAATTTCGAATGCAATGGTTGCCAAGATTACAGGTAATAAGGCAAATGCTACAGTCACAAATGGAACACTGACGATCACCGGAGATGTAACGGATTATGCAATCGACTTCAGTACAAAAGATGGTACATTTACAGGAGTCGGTGCAAGAACGTCAAACAATAAGACAAACACAGTTACACTTAATATGAGTAAACTTGGAAACAATCCGACCCAGTTTGATGATATTACCATTGATTTTTCGGGACTGAAAGATGCAAACAACGGTGGTAAATCCACAGCGGTTATGTCTACAGGATCTATAGATGATGGTGTGACAGGAAAAGGAAAGAAATTAGGTGCCATGATCGGTATTTCCATCGACAACAATGGTCTTATCAAAGGTACTTATGATAATGGTAATACAGAAATCCTCGGACAGATCGCAGTAGCACAGTTCGCAAATGCATCCGGTCTTGAAAAAGTAGGAGAGAACTGCTACCGTACAACATTAAACTCCGGTGAGTTTGATGGAATCGGTGTAGAGATATCCGCAGACGGAAGTTCTATGACATCCGGAGAACTTGAGATGTCTAACGTAGATTTATCTACAGAGTTTACACAGATGATCATCACACAGCGTGGTTTCCAGGCAAACTCCCGTATCATCACAACATCCGATACACTGTTAGAGGAACTGGTTAACCTGAAACGTTAA
- a CDS encoding motility protein A: MDIASIVGMLLGVVMFVFGVLSNGGVASLHSMWDTASFIITIGGSIAGTLASFKLADFINGIKSIKLIFKDEVQDPAVVINQIISLSNTARKEGLLALEEAANGIEDDFLKKGIMLVVDGTDPELVRGIMETDLACVESRHKAKIAVWEKWAELGPAWGMIGTLIGLILMLQNMEDASTIGPAMATALVTTLYGSLLANWLCNPIAGKLKLNNDNEMMMKEISVEGILSIQAGENPRVIEEKLKSFLAPSARNTAQESEAGGEE, from the coding sequence GTGGATATAGCATCAATAGTAGGTATGTTATTAGGCGTTGTAATGTTTGTGTTTGGTGTACTTTCCAACGGAGGTGTTGCAAGTTTACACTCCATGTGGGATACGGCATCATTCATTATTACAATAGGAGGTTCCATTGCAGGTACGCTCGCATCTTTTAAATTGGCAGATTTTATCAATGGTATAAAGTCAATAAAGCTGATTTTTAAGGATGAGGTTCAGGATCCGGCAGTTGTCATCAACCAGATTATCTCACTGTCGAATACTGCGAGAAAAGAAGGACTTCTGGCATTGGAAGAAGCAGCAAACGGGATTGAAGATGATTTTCTGAAAAAAGGAATTATGCTTGTTGTAGATGGTACAGATCCGGAACTGGTAAGAGGAATCATGGAGACTGACTTAGCCTGCGTTGAGAGCAGACATAAAGCTAAAATTGCTGTCTGGGAGAAATGGGCTGAATTAGGTCCTGCCTGGGGTATGATCGGTACCCTGATCGGATTGATCCTCATGTTGCAGAACATGGAAGATGCATCCACAATCGGACCGGCGATGGCAACGGCGCTTGTTACAACATTGTATGGTTCATTACTTGCAAACTGGTTATGTAACCCGATTGCAGGTAAGTTAAAACTGAATAATGATAATGAAATGATGATGAAGGAAATTTCCGTGGAAGGTATTCTGTCGATCCAGGCAGGAGAGAATCCGCGTGTTATAGAAGAAAAACTGAAATCATTCCTTGCACCTTCGGCGCGTAATACAGCGCAGGAAAGCGAGGCTGGAGGTGAAGAATAG
- a CDS encoding flagellar hook-length control protein FliK gives MGSTSVSEVTGIMSVGQGSQTLTGTKEGDLKVQFAEVMSQMTTQVGYGYSYGGQNGKQNMSVVTGKSSVTDNYERYQNNAASIKNNPSDKTDIQTGNTDEKLAAFEEDVRQVLKEKLGVTDEEITDAMQKLGLTVADLIQPNQLTQLTAELTGSENIGELLCNDSFMEIVNEIGGLSQDLLDDLGMTSQMFTETVAAASQVVTTPKSAGIEQLPEMQVTENVKADKTAANDTSDQMNSVLKEENTVQTASDADEVEIQKQEDNILLQKEVAEETDTKADDGQTGNRNESGNTSNQTAFVSQEHTVDPAAAKTPETVPEFSRQLDTLDLIRQVTEFTKVTVREAQTTMEMQLNPEHLGKLYIEVTTKEGNVSAHIMTQNELVKEALESQMAELKQSMNQAGVKVDAVEVTVGSHEFEKNLEQNAKQDERQAEEQEKASPKTRRINLDELDELSGVMSEEEALVAQIMADHGNSVDYTA, from the coding sequence ATGGGAAGCACGAGTGTTTCAGAAGTGACCGGTATCATGTCTGTTGGACAGGGAAGCCAGACACTCACAGGTACAAAAGAAGGAGATCTGAAAGTCCAGTTTGCAGAAGTGATGAGCCAGATGACAACACAGGTTGGATACGGATACAGTTATGGCGGACAGAACGGCAAACAGAACATGTCTGTTGTGACAGGGAAAAGCAGTGTCACAGATAACTATGAGCGTTATCAGAATAATGCTGCCAGTATAAAAAATAATCCGTCAGACAAAACAGATATCCAGACTGGGAATACAGATGAAAAGCTGGCTGCATTTGAAGAGGATGTTAGACAGGTTTTGAAAGAGAAACTTGGTGTGACAGATGAAGAGATCACGGATGCAATGCAGAAGCTGGGACTTACTGTGGCTGATCTTATACAGCCGAACCAGCTTACACAACTTACAGCTGAACTTACAGGATCTGAAAATATCGGCGAATTGTTATGCAATGATTCGTTTATGGAAATTGTAAATGAAATCGGTGGATTATCACAGGATCTGTTAGATGATCTTGGAATGACATCACAGATGTTTACTGAGACGGTTGCGGCAGCATCACAGGTTGTAACGACTCCGAAATCGGCAGGTATTGAACAGTTACCGGAAATGCAGGTAACAGAAAATGTTAAAGCAGACAAAACCGCAGCAAACGATACATCAGATCAGATGAATTCTGTTTTGAAGGAAGAAAACACAGTTCAGACAGCATCAGATGCAGATGAAGTGGAAATACAAAAACAGGAAGACAATATTCTCCTGCAAAAAGAAGTGGCAGAAGAAACAGATACAAAGGCAGATGACGGGCAGACAGGAAACAGAAATGAATCCGGGAACACGTCAAATCAGACAGCATTTGTGAGTCAGGAGCATACTGTTGATCCGGCAGCGGCAAAAACACCGGAGACTGTACCGGAATTTTCAAGACAGCTTGATACGTTAGATCTGATCCGGCAGGTGACAGAGTTTACAAAAGTTACTGTCCGTGAAGCACAGACGACAATGGAAATGCAGTTGAATCCGGAACATCTTGGCAAGCTTTATATCGAAGTAACAACCAAAGAAGGTAACGTATCTGCTCATATCATGACACAGAATGAACTGGTAAAAGAAGCCTTAGAGTCACAGATGGCAGAACTTAAACAGAGTATGAATCAGGCAGGCGTCAAGGTAGATGCTGTGGAAGTCACAGTTGGGAGTCATGAGTTTGAGAAAAACTTAGAGCAGAATGCAAAACAGGATGAAAGACAGGCAGAGGAGCAGGAAAAAGCTTCGCCAAAGACTAGAAGAATCAACTTAGATGAGTTAGATGAACTCTCCGGAGTCATGAGTGAGGAAGAAGCCCTTGTGGCGCAGATTATGGCAGATCACGGTAATTCCGTAGATTATACTGCTTAA
- a CDS encoding FliH/SctL family protein, whose translation MSNLYKPWFVHTESQNARVINSNDHMQEFLKQNIIKEAQPKEARPVGPDGFAEGIITEKTDNVIPVEEPEQDMSAANEKAEQILSQARAQADVLIDDARQEAETIREKAKKQGYLEGQSTLEQEYDQKKQQLEQEQQRKKAQLQNSYQEKHKNMERELVDVILDVFNKVFHVQFDGKKEILLHLIDNAIANIEDEKRFRIKVAGDNVSFLEEHKENILDYVGHDIELEIVPDYTLDENACVIETDSGIFDCSLDVQLDNLMKDIRSLCS comes from the coding sequence TTGTCTAATCTTTACAAACCATGGTTCGTACATACAGAGAGTCAGAATGCGAGGGTGATCAATTCAAATGATCATATGCAGGAATTTCTGAAACAAAACATCATAAAAGAGGCACAGCCGAAAGAAGCACGGCCGGTAGGACCGGATGGTTTTGCAGAGGGAATCATTACTGAAAAAACAGATAATGTGATCCCTGTAGAAGAACCGGAACAGGATATGTCTGCTGCAAATGAAAAAGCGGAACAGATACTTTCGCAGGCGAGGGCACAGGCGGATGTGCTGATTGACGATGCAAGACAAGAAGCAGAAACGATACGCGAGAAAGCAAAGAAACAGGGATATCTGGAAGGACAGAGTACATTAGAACAGGAGTATGACCAGAAAAAACAGCAATTAGAACAGGAACAGCAGCGGAAAAAGGCACAATTGCAGAATTCCTACCAGGAAAAACACAAAAATATGGAAAGAGAACTGGTGGATGTAATATTGGATGTGTTTAATAAAGTTTTTCATGTCCAGTTTGATGGCAAAAAGGAGATCCTGCTTCATCTGATCGATAATGCTATTGCCAATATAGAGGATGAAAAGCGTTTCCGGATCAAAGTGGCAGGCGACAATGTCTCATTTCTGGAGGAACATAAAGAAAATATATTAGATTATGTGGGTCATGATATAGAATTGGAGATCGTTCCTGATTATACGCTGGATGAAAATGCATGTGTTATAGAAACCGATTCGGGAATCTTTGACTGCAGTCTGGATGTGCAGCTTGATAATCTGATGAAAGATATCAGATCCTTGTGTTCTTAA
- the fliJ gene encoding flagellar export protein FliJ has protein sequence MAKFRYRMQNILDIKEKMENQAKTAYGMANAKLATEQQKLQDILIRRAGYESKARELVSGNLNVLEICECRQAIDVMKSKQRSQMMNVHAAERNVELARKQLNEAMVERKTHEKLKEKAFEEFKQELLHEESKEIDELVSYTYHDNGQRS, from the coding sequence ATGGCAAAGTTCAGATACAGAATGCAGAACATTCTTGATATCAAAGAAAAAATGGAAAATCAGGCAAAGACAGCCTATGGTATGGCAAATGCAAAACTGGCAACAGAACAGCAGAAACTTCAGGACATTCTGATCCGGAGAGCCGGGTATGAATCAAAAGCAAGGGAATTAGTAAGTGGAAACCTCAATGTTTTGGAAATTTGTGAATGTAGGCAGGCTATTGATGTTATGAAAAGCAAACAGCGCAGCCAGATGATGAATGTACATGCTGCGGAACGCAATGTTGAATTGGCAAGAAAACAGCTAAATGAAGCAATGGTTGAACGCAAAACACATGAAAAACTAAAAGAAAAAGCTTTTGAGGAATTTAAACAGGAACTTTTACATGAAGAGTCTAAAGAAATAGACGAACTTGTCAGTTATACCTATCACGATAATGGACAGCGCAGTTAG
- the fliI gene encoding flagellar protein export ATPase FliI: protein MYTFDKYLQLADKTYFNRLGKVTKIVGLTIESVGPNAKLNDLCRIIIDREQNLSTMAEVVGFRDKHLLLMPFESVEGIGVGCIVENTGHPLTVKVGEELLGHTLDGIGRPTDVDELLVPYDYPVEAQPPDPMARKIIDEVLPLGVKAVDGLITVGKGQRIGIFAGSGVGKSTLLGMFARNTKADINVIALIGERGREVREFVERDLGEEGMKRSVVIVATSDKPALIRNKAAKTATAIAEYFRDQGKDVLLMMDSLTRFSMAQREIGLASGEPPVTRGYPPSVYSEMPKLLERAGTSDKGSITGLYTVLVDGDDMNEPITDTARSILDGHIMLSRKLGHKNHYPAIDVLQSISRVMSSIATSEHKELAGKLRNVMATYNEAEDLINIGAYKNGTNREIDYAIQKIQAVNEFLMQKTDEKFEFSEEIDLLRKLFEN from the coding sequence ATGTATACATTTGATAAATATCTTCAGCTTGCTGACAAGACATATTTTAACCGTCTGGGCAAGGTGACAAAGATTGTTGGTCTTACGATTGAATCTGTAGGACCAAATGCAAAACTGAATGATCTGTGCCGCATCATTATCGATCGGGAACAAAATCTTTCGACGATGGCTGAAGTGGTTGGTTTCCGTGACAAACATTTACTTTTGATGCCTTTTGAAAGCGTGGAAGGAATTGGTGTTGGCTGTATCGTAGAGAATACAGGACATCCTTTGACTGTAAAGGTTGGAGAAGAACTGTTAGGTCACACTTTAGATGGAATCGGGAGACCAACGGATGTGGATGAGTTGCTGGTTCCATATGATTACCCGGTTGAGGCACAGCCGCCGGACCCGATGGCAAGAAAGATCATTGATGAGGTTCTGCCTTTGGGCGTTAAGGCAGTCGATGGTCTGATCACAGTCGGCAAAGGACAGAGAATCGGTATCTTTGCGGGATCTGGTGTTGGAAAAAGTACTTTGCTTGGAATGTTTGCAAGAAATACAAAAGCAGATATCAATGTGATCGCGCTGATTGGTGAGCGTGGAAGGGAAGTAAGGGAATTTGTGGAACGTGATCTTGGTGAAGAAGGCATGAAACGCTCCGTGGTTATTGTTGCGACATCCGATAAACCTGCATTGATAAGAAATAAAGCTGCAAAAACAGCAACAGCTATTGCTGAATACTTTAGAGATCAGGGGAAAGATGTGTTGCTGATGATGGATTCACTGACACGATTTTCTATGGCACAGCGGGAGATTGGGTTGGCATCCGGAGAGCCACCGGTAACAAGAGGATATCCACCAAGCGTATATTCAGAAATGCCTAAACTCCTAGAACGTGCGGGAACCTCAGACAAAGGATCTATTACCGGACTTTATACCGTACTTGTAGATGGTGATGATATGAATGAACCAATTACAGATACGGCGAGAAGTATTCTGGATGGACATATCATGTTATCCAGAAAATTAGGACATAAAAATCATTATCCTGCAATTGATGTTTTACAGAGTATTTCCCGTGTTATGAGCTCAATTGCTACAAGTGAACATAAAGAACTTGCCGGAAAATTAAGAAATGTTATGGCTACTTATAATGAGGCAGAGGATCTGATCAATATTGGAGCCTATAAAAATGGAACCAATCGTGAAATAGATTATGCTATTCAGAAAATACAGGCAGTAAATGAATTTCTGATGCAGAAGACCGATGAAAAATTTGAATTCAGTGAGGAAATTGATCTTCTTAGAAAACTGTTTGAAAACTAA
- a CDS encoding TIGR02530 family flagellar biosynthesis protein, producing MNKISNQFASIEQVTDQYLTRKSTDAVTSSGVSFEDILKQKQDAKAGGTLKFSKHATMRLMDRNINLSEEQNERLETGVFKAGEKGIRESLVIVDSLAFIVNVPNRTVVTAMDRTESDDNIYTNIDGAVIT from the coding sequence ATGAATAAGATCAGTAACCAGTTTGCTTCCATTGAGCAGGTAACTGACCAGTATCTGACTCGGAAAAGCACGGATGCGGTAACTTCGAGCGGTGTCTCCTTTGAAGATATTTTAAAGCAGAAGCAGGATGCAAAAGCAGGTGGGACACTCAAATTTTCCAAGCATGCCACGATGCGCCTGATGGATCGTAATATCAATCTGTCAGAGGAACAGAATGAACGACTTGAGACAGGCGTTTTTAAGGCTGGTGAAAAGGGAATCAGAGAATCGTTAGTAATTGTTGATTCACTCGCTTTTATCGTAAATGTTCCGAACAGGACAGTCGTTACAGCAATGGACCGGACAGAGTCCGATGATAATATTTATACCAATATTGATGGTGCTGTGATCACGTAG